Proteins encoded within one genomic window of Nonomuraea gerenzanensis:
- a CDS encoding IS5 family transposase has protein sequence MSERKPYPSDLSDERWELIRPVITSWKGQHPSVSGYQGRYDMREIVNAILYQARTGCQWRYLPHDLPPHSAVYYYFGAWRDDGTDQAIHDLLRWQVREQAGRAEDPSAVVLDTQTVHTSVNAPADTTGLDPGKKSRGRKRGIASDVLGLIIAVVVAAASVHDNAIGIELLDKVAAANPTVTKAWTDAGFKNAVAVHGAGLGIDVEVVQHAPHTLGFAPLPQRWRAEQVYGTLMLHRRLARDYETRPASSESMIYWSMTDNMTRRLTGTATSTWRDPVPAPA, from the coding sequence ATGAGCGAGCGGAAGCCGTACCCGAGTGATCTGTCCGACGAGCGTTGGGAGCTGATCCGGCCGGTCATCACCTCGTGGAAGGGCCAGCACCCCTCGGTCAGCGGGTATCAGGGCCGCTATGACATGCGGGAAATCGTGAACGCGATCCTGTACCAGGCCCGGACCGGCTGCCAGTGGCGCTACCTGCCGCACGACCTGCCACCCCACAGCGCGGTCTACTACTACTTCGGCGCATGGCGCGATGACGGCACCGATCAGGCCATTCACGACCTGCTGCGCTGGCAGGTGCGTGAGCAGGCTGGCCGGGCCGAGGATCCCAGCGCGGTGGTGCTGGACACCCAGACCGTGCACACCTCCGTCAACGCGCCGGCCGACACCACCGGGCTGGATCCGGGCAAGAAGAGCCGCGGCCGCAAGCGCGGCATTGCCTCCGACGTGCTCGGCCTGATCATCGCCGTGGTCGTGGCGGCCGCGAGCGTGCACGACAACGCCATCGGCATCGAGCTGCTGGACAAGGTCGCCGCCGCCAACCCCACCGTGACCAAGGCCTGGACCGACGCCGGGTTCAAGAACGCGGTCGCCGTCCATGGCGCCGGCTTGGGCATCGATGTGGAGGTGGTGCAGCACGCCCCGCACACGCTCGGGTTCGCGCCACTGCCCCAGCGGTGGAGGGCCGAGCAGGTCTACGGCACCCTGATGCTGCACCGCCGGCTGGCCCGCGACTACGAGACCCGGCCGGCCAGTTCCGAGTCGATGATCTATTGGTCGATGACCGACAACATGACCCGCCGGCTGACCGGCACGGCCACCTCGACCTGGCGCGATCCCGTCCCGGCGCCGGCCTAG